The following proteins are co-located in the Billgrantia tianxiuensis genome:
- a CDS encoding SpoVR family protein, whose protein sequence is MTRRKPIATGSDWNFEILEAYEHELARLADEYRLDTYPNQIEIITTEQMMDAYASVGMPVGYHHWSFGKQFLAVEQAYRRGQMGLAYELVINSDPCIAYLMEENTLMMQVLVMAHACYGHNSFFKGNYLFRTWTDASSIVDYLVFARRYVAECEERHGVTAVEQLLDACHALQNYGVDRYKRPSPISADEEMRRQAEREEYLQAQVNTLWRTIPGRPQSDTLAGSADSEDDPLGLRAGGRYPPEPQENLLYFLEKNAPLLAPWQREIVRIVRKLAQYFYPQRQTQVMNEGWASFWHYTLMNRLYDEGLVDEGLMLEFLQSHTAVVSQPGFDSPFYNGINPYALGFAMFSDIKRMCENPTDEDREWFPDTAGSDWLEAVHFAMRNFKDESFIQQFLSPKVIRDLKLFSIVDDDQEEMLEVTAIHDERGYRRIRESLAQQYALSLREPNIQVYEANIRGNRSLTLHHVQDSRRPMGRSVYPVIRHLHQLWGFPVRLESLSEEGAVVRRYQWPLPDEEAKE, encoded by the coding sequence ATGACCCGACGCAAGCCGATCGCCACCGGTTCCGACTGGAACTTCGAGATCCTCGAAGCGTACGAGCATGAGCTGGCCAGGCTGGCCGACGAGTATCGACTCGACACCTATCCCAACCAGATCGAGATCATCACCACCGAGCAGATGATGGATGCCTATGCCAGTGTGGGGATGCCGGTGGGCTACCATCACTGGTCGTTCGGCAAGCAGTTCCTGGCCGTGGAACAGGCCTATCGGCGCGGTCAGATGGGGCTCGCCTACGAGCTGGTGATCAACTCCGATCCTTGCATTGCTTACCTGATGGAGGAGAACACGCTGATGATGCAGGTGCTGGTCATGGCCCACGCCTGCTACGGCCATAACTCCTTCTTCAAGGGCAACTATCTGTTCCGCACCTGGACGGATGCCAGCTCGATCGTCGACTACTTGGTCTTTGCCCGCCGGTACGTCGCCGAGTGCGAGGAGCGTCACGGCGTCACCGCCGTCGAGCAACTGCTCGACGCCTGCCATGCCCTGCAGAACTACGGCGTAGACCGCTACAAGCGGCCTTCGCCGATCTCCGCCGATGAGGAAATGCGCCGCCAGGCGGAGCGCGAGGAGTACCTCCAGGCCCAGGTCAACACGCTGTGGCGCACCATTCCAGGACGCCCGCAATCGGATACCCTGGCCGGTAGCGCCGACAGCGAGGACGATCCGCTGGGCCTGCGTGCCGGGGGCCGCTATCCTCCCGAGCCGCAGGAGAACCTGCTCTATTTCCTCGAGAAGAATGCACCGCTGCTGGCGCCCTGGCAGCGCGAGATCGTGCGCATCGTGCGCAAGCTGGCGCAGTACTTCTACCCCCAGCGCCAGACCCAGGTGATGAACGAGGGCTGGGCCTCGTTCTGGCACTACACCCTGATGAACCGGCTCTACGACGAGGGGCTGGTCGACGAGGGACTGATGCTGGAGTTCCTGCAGTCGCATACTGCCGTGGTCAGTCAGCCCGGCTTCGACAGTCCCTTCTACAATGGCATCAACCCCTACGCGCTGGGCTTCGCCATGTTCAGCGACATCAAGCGCATGTGCGAGAACCCCACCGACGAGGATCGCGAATGGTTTCCCGATACGGCGGGTAGCGATTGGCTCGAAGCGGTGCATTTCGCCATGCGCAACTTCAAGGATGAATCCTTCATCCAGCAGTTTCTCTCGCCCAAGGTGATTCGCGATCTCAAGCTGTTCAGCATCGTCGACGACGACCAGGAGGAGATGCTGGAGGTCACGGCCATTCACGACGAGCGTGGCTATCGCCGGATCCGCGAGTCCCTGGCACAGCAGTACGCGCTGTCGTTGCGCGAGCCCAACATCCAGGTCTACGAGGCCAATATCCGGGGCAATCGCTCGCTCACCCTGCATCATGTGCAGGATAGCCGGCGCCCCATGGGCCGCAGCGTCTATCCGGTGATCCGGCATCTGCACCAGCTATGGGGATTCCCGGTGCGGTTGGAGTCGCTCTCCGAGGAGGGCGCGGTGGTAAGACGCTACCAGTGGCCGCTCCCCGATGAGGAAGCCAAGGAGTGA
- a CDS encoding FAD-dependent oxidoreductase — translation MTRPKEEFGVRYPHLFRPLEVGHLTLPNRVLMGSMHTNLEEAPNGFARLAAFYAERAREGVALIVTGGIAPNREGAVFQGAATLERAEQVADHRGVVEAVHAEGGRICMQILHAGRYAYSPELVAPSPIQAPINPFAPHELSDAEVERQIDDYVRCASLAREAGYDGVEVMGSEGYLINQFLCLRTNHRDDRWGGSLDNRMRFAVEIVSRIREAVGDDFLIIFRLSMIDLVEEGSTWEEVVTLGRAIEAAGASLINTGIGWHEARVPTIVTSVPRAAFTEVTRRMKAELSIPLITTNRINMPEVAERVLAEGHADMVSMARPFLADPAWVSKAAEGRDGEINTCIACNQACLDHTFQGKLTSCLVNPQACHETELVIEPAETSRDIAVVGGGPAGLAAALTAARRGHRVVLFERTGELGGQFNLARKIPGKEEFDETLRYFKVMLDKHGVTVRLGTEPDVQALRDFDAVILATGVRPRRLDLPGIDHPKVLSYPMAILHPERVGRRVAIIGAGGIGFDVAELLTHVGHPSLDRDAWCAEWGVDLAVTERGGIRPPERPETPRQVFLLQRKASKPGKGLGKSTGWVHRASLRHRGVEALAGCEYVGIDDAGLHIRHHEEPRLLEVDSVVVCAGQDPVRELLEPLREAGVAVHLIGGADEAAELDAKRAIDQGTRVAAGL, via the coding sequence GTGACTCGACCCAAGGAGGAGTTCGGCGTGCGCTATCCTCATCTCTTTCGTCCGCTCGAGGTGGGCCACCTGACGTTGCCCAACCGGGTGCTGATGGGCTCCATGCATACCAACCTCGAGGAAGCGCCGAATGGCTTTGCGCGCCTGGCGGCCTTCTATGCCGAGCGCGCCCGTGAAGGCGTCGCCCTGATCGTGACCGGCGGCATCGCTCCCAATAGAGAGGGGGCCGTCTTCCAGGGCGCCGCCACATTGGAGCGGGCCGAGCAGGTGGCCGATCATCGTGGCGTGGTCGAGGCGGTGCATGCCGAGGGCGGTCGCATCTGCATGCAGATCCTGCATGCGGGACGCTATGCCTATTCACCCGAGCTGGTGGCACCGTCGCCGATCCAGGCGCCGATCAACCCGTTCGCGCCACATGAACTCAGCGATGCGGAAGTGGAGCGCCAGATCGACGATTACGTCCGCTGCGCTTCGCTAGCGCGCGAGGCCGGTTACGACGGCGTCGAGGTGATGGGCTCCGAGGGCTACCTGATCAACCAGTTCCTGTGCCTGCGCACCAACCACCGAGACGACCGCTGGGGTGGCTCGCTCGACAATCGTATGCGCTTCGCCGTCGAGATCGTCTCGCGGATCCGCGAGGCGGTGGGCGACGACTTCCTGATCATCTTCCGCCTGTCGATGATCGACCTGGTCGAGGAGGGCAGCACCTGGGAGGAGGTCGTGACCCTGGGGCGGGCCATCGAGGCGGCCGGCGCCAGCCTGATCAATACCGGCATCGGTTGGCACGAGGCGCGTGTGCCCACCATTGTCACCAGCGTGCCGCGAGCGGCCTTCACCGAAGTGACCCGGCGCATGAAGGCCGAGCTTTCCATCCCGCTGATCACCACCAACCGCATCAACATGCCCGAGGTGGCGGAGCGGGTACTCGCCGAGGGCCATGCCGACATGGTCTCCATGGCGCGCCCCTTCCTCGCCGATCCGGCCTGGGTGAGCAAGGCGGCCGAAGGGCGCGACGGCGAGATCAATACCTGCATCGCCTGTAACCAGGCGTGCCTGGACCACACCTTCCAGGGCAAGCTCACCTCTTGCCTGGTCAATCCCCAGGCCTGTCACGAGACCGAACTCGTCATCGAGCCGGCCGAGACATCGCGCGACATCGCCGTGGTCGGTGGCGGTCCGGCGGGGCTGGCGGCGGCACTTACCGCAGCGCGTCGCGGCCATCGCGTGGTGCTGTTCGAACGCACCGGCGAGCTGGGCGGACAATTCAACCTGGCGCGCAAGATCCCCGGCAAGGAAGAGTTCGACGAGACGCTGCGCTATTTCAAGGTGATGCTCGACAAGCATGGCGTCACGGTGAGGCTGGGCACCGAGCCCGACGTGCAGGCGCTGCGCGACTTCGATGCCGTGATCCTGGCGACCGGGGTGCGCCCGCGACGTCTCGATCTGCCGGGCATCGATCACCCCAAGGTGTTGAGCTACCCCATGGCCATTCTGCATCCCGAGCGGGTGGGGCGGCGCGTGGCCATCATCGGCGCCGGCGGTATCGGCTTCGACGTGGCCGAGCTGCTCACTCATGTGGGGCATCCCTCGCTCGACCGCGACGCCTGGTGCGCCGAGTGGGGCGTGGATCTCGCCGTCACCGAGCGCGGCGGCATCCGCCCGCCAGAGCGTCCCGAGACGCCGCGCCAGGTATTCCTGCTGCAGCGCAAGGCCTCCAAGCCCGGCAAGGGCCTGGGCAAGTCGACCGGCTGGGTTCACCGGGCATCGCTTCGTCATCGCGGCGTCGAGGCACTGGCGGGCTGCGAGTACGTCGGTATCGATGACGCTGGCCTGCATATTCGCCATCATGAGGAGCCACGCCTGCTGGAGGTCGACAGCGTGGTGGTCTGTGCCGGCCAGGATCCAGTGCGCGAGCTGCTCGAGCCGCTCCGGGAGGCTGGCGTGGCGGTGCATCTGATCGGCGGCGCCGACGAGGCGGCCGAGCTCGATGCCAAGCGCGCCATCGACCAGGGCACCCGCGTGGCGGCGGGGTTGTAG
- a CDS encoding YeaH/YhbH family protein — MTYFIDRRANAKNKSAVNRQRFLDRYRAHIKRSVEEAVNRRSITDMERGEKVSIPTRDISEPVFQHGPGGKRTIVSPGNKEFIEGDRLRRPGGGGGGGGSGEGNASNQGEGMDEFAFTLTREEFLDFVFDGLELPHLERKALKDLDEVRPVRAGVTRDGVPARINIVRSMREAYARRIAMRAPIRRALREAMEALEEEECKDPVLRNPSRIAELKAEIERLEKRLEAVPFIDTYDLRYNNLINQPQPSSKAVMFCVMDVSGSMTQAHKDIAKRFFLLLYLFLERNYEKVELVFVRHHTAAKEVDEEEFFYSRETGGTIVSSALTLVDEIITRRYPPTQWNLYVAQASDGDNWDDDSVNCRERLMKSLMPRLQYYTYVEITPHAHQALWEEYETVAAEYPDRFAMRQIVEAGDIYPVFRELFKRRAAN; from the coding sequence ATGACCTATTTCATCGATCGACGCGCCAACGCCAAGAACAAGAGCGCCGTGAACCGTCAGCGCTTCCTCGACCGCTATCGGGCGCACATCAAGCGCTCGGTCGAGGAAGCGGTCAATCGACGTTCTATCACAGACATGGAGCGCGGCGAGAAGGTTTCGATACCGACTCGCGACATCTCGGAGCCGGTATTCCAGCATGGCCCGGGGGGCAAGCGCACCATCGTCAGCCCCGGCAACAAGGAGTTCATCGAGGGGGATCGCCTGCGCCGTCCCGGCGGGGGCGGCGGTGGAGGCGGCTCCGGTGAGGGCAATGCCTCCAACCAGGGCGAGGGCATGGACGAGTTCGCCTTCACCCTGACCCGCGAGGAGTTCCTCGACTTCGTTTTCGACGGGCTGGAGTTGCCGCATCTGGAACGCAAGGCCCTCAAGGACCTGGACGAAGTCAGGCCGGTACGCGCAGGGGTGACCCGTGATGGCGTGCCGGCGCGGATCAATATCGTGCGCTCCATGCGCGAGGCCTATGCCCGGCGCATCGCCATGCGTGCGCCAATCCGTCGGGCGCTGCGCGAGGCGATGGAGGCGCTGGAGGAGGAGGAGTGCAAGGATCCCGTGCTGCGCAATCCGTCACGGATCGCTGAGCTGAAGGCCGAGATCGAGCGTCTCGAGAAACGTCTCGAGGCGGTGCCCTTCATCGACACCTACGACCTGCGCTACAACAACCTGATCAACCAGCCGCAGCCCTCGAGCAAGGCGGTGATGTTTTGCGTGATGGACGTCTCGGGCTCCATGACCCAGGCCCACAAGGACATCGCCAAGCGTTTCTTCCTGCTGCTTTACCTCTTTCTCGAGCGCAACTACGAGAAGGTCGAGCTGGTCTTCGTGCGTCACCACACCGCGGCCAAGGAGGTCGACGAAGAGGAGTTCTTCTACTCGCGTGAGACCGGCGGCACCATCGTCTCCAGCGCCCTGACGCTGGTCGACGAGATCATCACCCGGCGCTATCCGCCGACCCAGTGGAACCTCTACGTGGCCCAGGCCTCGGATGGCGACAACTGGGATGACGATTCGGTGAACTGTCGCGAGCGTTTGATGAAGTCGCTGATGCCCCGGCTGCAGTACTACACCTACGTGGAAATCACGCCCCATGCGCATCAGGCGCTATGGGAGGAGTACGAGACAGTGGCCGCGGAGTACCCCGACCGCTTTGCCATGCGCCAGATCGTCGAGGCGGGCGATATCTATCCGGTATTCCGTGAGTTGTTCAAGCGCCGTGCCGCCAATTGA
- a CDS encoding PrkA family serine protein kinase — protein sequence MSIFDHVQNRFSRVQQEEMSLQEYLELCREDPMAYASAAERMLKAIGEPEVIDTAKDPRLSRIFSNKVIRRYPAFSEFYGMEDAIEQIVAYFRHAAQGLEERKQILYLLGPVGGGKSSLAERLKLLMERIPFYAIKGSPVYESPLGLFSPEEDGELLEKEYGIPRRYVKSVMSPWAAKRLKEYGGDISQFKVVRLYPSRLNQIAISKTEPGDENNQDISSLVGKVDIRQLELYSQDDPDAYSFSGGLCKSNQGLMEFIEMFKAPIKVLHPLLTATQEGNYNPTEGMGAIPFEGIVLAHSNESEWQAFRNNRNNEAFLDRVYIVKVPYCLRVTEEINIYKKLLEHSSLAEASCAPDTLRMLAQFSVLSRLKEPENSSIYSKMRVYDGENLKDTDPKAKSIQEYRDAAGVDEGMDGLSTRFAFKILSKVFNFDNHEIAANPVHLLYVLEQRLEQEHLPKETFERYLRYIKEFLAPRYVDFIGKEIQTAYLESYSEYGQNIFDRYVTYADFWIQDQEYRDPETGELFNRQALNEELEKIEKPAGISNPKDFRHEVVNFVLRARAQNNGMNPSWQSYEKLRGVIEHKMFANTEELLPVISFNAKASAADQKKHEDFVARMKERGYTEKQVRLLSEWYLRVRKSQ from the coding sequence ATGAGCATCTTCGATCATGTGCAGAACCGCTTCTCCCGTGTTCAGCAGGAGGAAATGAGCCTGCAGGAGTACCTGGAGCTGTGTCGTGAGGACCCCATGGCCTACGCCAGCGCCGCCGAGCGGATGCTGAAGGCCATCGGCGAACCCGAGGTGATCGACACCGCCAAGGATCCGCGGCTCTCCCGAATCTTTTCCAACAAGGTGATCCGACGCTATCCCGCCTTTTCCGAGTTCTACGGCATGGAGGATGCGATCGAGCAGATCGTGGCTTACTTCCGCCATGCCGCTCAGGGGCTCGAGGAACGCAAGCAGATCCTCTACCTGCTCGGCCCGGTGGGGGGCGGCAAGTCATCGTTGGCCGAGCGGCTCAAGCTGCTGATGGAGCGGATCCCGTTCTACGCCATCAAGGGCTCGCCGGTGTACGAATCGCCGCTGGGGCTGTTCTCGCCCGAGGAAGACGGTGAGCTGCTCGAGAAGGAGTACGGCATTCCACGCCGCTACGTGAAGAGCGTGATGTCGCCATGGGCGGCCAAGCGGCTCAAGGAGTATGGTGGCGACATCTCCCAGTTCAAGGTGGTGCGCCTGTACCCCTCGCGGCTCAACCAGATCGCCATCTCCAAGACCGAGCCGGGCGACGAGAACAACCAGGACATCTCCTCGCTGGTGGGCAAGGTCGACATCCGCCAGCTCGAACTCTACTCCCAGGACGATCCGGACGCTTACAGCTTCTCCGGTGGCCTGTGCAAGTCCAACCAGGGGTTGATGGAGTTCATCGAGATGTTCAAGGCGCCGATCAAGGTGCTGCATCCGTTGCTGACGGCGACCCAGGAGGGCAACTACAACCCCACCGAAGGCATGGGCGCGATTCCCTTCGAAGGCATCGTGCTGGCCCACTCCAACGAGAGCGAATGGCAGGCGTTCCGCAACAACCGCAACAACGAGGCGTTCCTCGACCGCGTCTACATCGTCAAGGTGCCTTACTGCCTGCGCGTGACCGAGGAGATCAACATCTACAAGAAGCTGCTGGAGCACTCTTCGCTGGCCGAAGCCTCCTGCGCTCCGGATACCCTGCGTATGCTGGCGCAGTTCTCGGTGCTCTCGCGCCTCAAGGAGCCGGAGAACTCCAGCATCTACTCCAAGATGCGGGTCTATGACGGCGAGAACCTAAAGGACACCGATCCCAAGGCCAAGTCGATCCAGGAGTACCGCGACGCCGCCGGGGTCGACGAAGGCATGGACGGGCTCTCCACCCGCTTCGCCTTCAAGATCCTGTCGAAGGTGTTCAACTTCGACAACCACGAGATTGCTGCCAACCCGGTGCATCTGCTCTACGTGTTGGAGCAGCGCCTCGAGCAGGAGCATCTGCCCAAGGAGACCTTCGAGCGCTATCTGCGTTACATCAAGGAGTTCCTGGCACCTCGCTACGTCGACTTCATCGGCAAGGAGATCCAGACCGCTTATCTCGAATCGTACTCCGAGTACGGTCAGAACATCTTCGATCGCTACGTCACCTACGCTGACTTCTGGATCCAGGATCAGGAGTACCGCGACCCCGAAACCGGCGAACTGTTCAATCGCCAGGCCCTCAATGAGGAGCTGGAGAAGATCGAGAAACCGGCCGGTATCTCCAATCCCAAGGATTTCCGTCACGAGGTGGTCAACTTCGTGCTGCGGGCGCGTGCCCAGAACAACGGCATGAACCCCAGCTGGCAGTCCTACGAGAAACTGCGCGGCGTGATCGAGCACAAGATGTTCGCCAACACCGAGGAGCTGCTACCGGTGATCTCGTTCAATGCCAAGGCCTCGGCGGCGGACCAGAAGAAACACGAGGACTTCGTGGCACGCATGAAGGAGCGTGGCTATACCGAGAAGCAGGTACGGCTGCTCTCGGAGTGGTATCTGCGGGTGCGTAAATCGCAATAA
- the coxB gene encoding cytochrome c oxidase subunit II — protein MPLCGLLAGCAGEMSILDHSGPAARAQFWVWWAMLIVTVVVSLSVYALWLYTFRRREQPQRTPREERHIMLRWVLGGGIALPVVSIVALLVFAAPTGRSMLPLPLPEGEAERIEVIGHQWWWEIRYPGEEGERDVVTANRLVMPAGEPVDFRITSEDVIHAFWIPRLGGKRDMIPGRHSTIRLEADVPGVFGAQCAEYCGAQHTHMLLHVEVLERDAYDAWLAERRSPPVPQEGFDQAREAFGEHCAACHTVAGFPDELVVDDLEHDIRGPDLSDIGSRPTLGAGVLPMEEGAIAYWLQHHQTLKPGNRMPPHHHIDTETLQDIGAWLETLEP, from the coding sequence TTGCCATTGTGCGGTCTGCTGGCGGGCTGTGCCGGCGAGATGTCGATACTGGATCATTCCGGCCCGGCGGCCCGAGCCCAGTTCTGGGTGTGGTGGGCCATGCTCATCGTCACCGTCGTCGTCTCGCTCAGTGTCTATGCGCTATGGCTCTATACCTTTCGTCGTCGCGAACAGCCGCAGCGGACGCCTCGCGAGGAGCGGCACATCATGCTGCGCTGGGTACTCGGCGGTGGCATAGCGTTGCCGGTGGTCAGCATCGTCGCACTGCTGGTATTCGCCGCGCCCACCGGCCGCAGCATGCTGCCCCTACCGCTCCCTGAGGGCGAAGCCGAGCGCATCGAAGTGATTGGCCACCAGTGGTGGTGGGAGATTCGCTATCCCGGCGAGGAGGGCGAGCGCGATGTGGTCACGGCCAACCGGCTAGTGATGCCGGCCGGCGAACCCGTCGACTTCCGCATCACCAGCGAAGATGTCATCCACGCCTTTTGGATACCGCGCCTGGGCGGCAAGCGGGACATGATACCCGGGCGTCATTCCACCATCCGCCTGGAAGCGGACGTGCCCGGCGTATTCGGCGCCCAGTGCGCCGAATATTGCGGTGCGCAGCATACCCACATGCTGCTCCACGTCGAGGTGCTGGAGCGCGACGCTTACGATGCCTGGCTGGCCGAGCGACGCTCTCCTCCCGTGCCGCAGGAAGGGTTCGACCAGGCGCGGGAAGCCTTCGGTGAGCACTGTGCCGCCTGTCATACCGTCGCGGGCTTTCCCGACGAACTCGTCGTCGATGACCTGGAACACGACATTCGCGGACCCGACCTCAGCGACATCGGCTCCCGCCCCACGCTGGGCGCCGGTGTGTTGCCCATGGAAGAGGGCGCCATCGCCTATTGGCTGCAGCACCATCAGACGCTCAAGCCCGGCAATCGGATGCCGCCCCATCATCATATCGATACCGAAACACTGCAGGATATCGGTGCCTGGCTGGAGACGTTGGAACCATGA
- a CDS encoding high-potential iron-sulfur protein: MAKKPFMAKEPSKSKQSRRTFLRNGLLGIAALPLGIGILSRQAFAQNLPRLDPSDEQAQALNYVEVAEQASDHPAYEEGETCSNCMFFERRSEGCQLFPQNSVEPGGWCQSWVTAN, from the coding sequence ATGGCCAAAAAACCTTTCATGGCCAAAGAACCTTCCAAGTCCAAGCAGAGCCGACGCACCTTCCTTCGCAACGGATTGCTGGGGATCGCCGCCCTGCCCCTGGGAATTGGCATCCTGTCGCGTCAGGCCTTTGCTCAGAACCTGCCGAGGCTAGACCCCAGCGATGAGCAGGCCCAGGCCCTGAACTATGTCGAAGTGGCCGAACAAGCCAGCGACCACCCCGCCTATGAGGAGGGCGAAACCTGCAGTAACTGCATGTTCTTCGAACGGCGCAGCGAAGGCTGCCAACTCTTTCCCCAGAATAGCGTCGAACCCGGCGGCTGGTGCCAATCCTGGGTCACCGCAAACTGA
- a CDS encoding DUF2231 domain-containing protein — MADQPRRSIKSRAAIAGHPLHPTLVHFPIACLMLVVGSDALFLYTGDTFWARCSLWLAGIGALGGWVASIAGLVDLITVRRIRELILGWSHAILAVMMLSLASLNWLWRYLHPTDLLPWAVGLTLMTAGLIVLAGIIGGMLVYDEAVGVEIDDK, encoded by the coding sequence ATGGCTGACCAACCGAGACGCTCGATCAAGAGCCGCGCCGCCATTGCCGGCCACCCTCTCCACCCCACCCTGGTGCACTTCCCCATTGCCTGCCTGATGCTGGTGGTGGGCAGCGATGCCCTCTTCCTCTATACCGGAGACACGTTCTGGGCGCGCTGTAGCCTGTGGCTGGCCGGCATAGGCGCACTGGGCGGTTGGGTAGCCAGCATCGCCGGGCTCGTCGACCTGATCACGGTCAGGCGTATACGCGAACTGATCCTCGGCTGGAGCCACGCCATCCTGGCGGTGATGATGCTGTCGCTGGCTTCGCTCAACTGGTTGTGGCGATACTTGCATCCCACCGACCTGCTGCCCTGGGCCGTGGGATTGACGCTGATGACGGCGGGATTGATCGTGCTCGCCGGGATCATCGGCGGCATGCTCGTCTACGACGAGGCGGTCGGTGTCGAAATCGACGACAAGTGA
- a CDS encoding CopD family protein, with protein sequence MPWIKILHIATLLCWCAALLYLPALLLASARTREGTDFEVPAPTLLRFFFTHVATPFALLAIMSGTLLFIVGQLTGGWLVLKLAAVSGMVLCHVLCGALIVRLERGRRRFLTPASGVIVVLAASLMLAVLVLVLSKPFD encoded by the coding sequence ATGCCGTGGATCAAGATTCTGCACATCGCCACGCTGTTGTGCTGGTGTGCAGCGCTACTCTACTTGCCGGCGCTATTGCTGGCGAGCGCCAGAACGCGTGAAGGAACGGACTTCGAGGTTCCCGCACCCACCCTGCTGCGTTTTTTCTTCACCCATGTCGCCACGCCTTTCGCGCTACTGGCGATCATGAGCGGCACCCTGCTGTTCATCGTCGGTCAACTGACCGGCGGCTGGCTGGTTCTGAAGCTGGCGGCAGTGAGCGGCATGGTGCTGTGCCATGTCCTGTGCGGCGCCCTGATCGTGCGCCTGGAGCGTGGCCGGCGCCGCTTCCTGACTCCGGCAAGCGGCGTGATCGTCGTCTTGGCGGCATCGCTGATGCTCGCCGTGCTGGTGCTGGTGCTGAGCAAGCCATTCGATTGA